In the genome of Cervus elaphus chromosome 5, mCerEla1.1, whole genome shotgun sequence, the window TACACAGAATATCATATTCTTATCTGTAACAAAATAAAAGCTAAGGCCTGGCCCTATTTCTCATATTTGAAACACAAATAAGGGGGCTAATGTGATGAAGTGCAGTGTTATTTATGTAGAACTTTACAAAGAAACTGACTTTGGTGTCAGATAATGATCCTAGGCCCTTCAAGGCCACCAAGAATTTTGTGACCTCTAACCCACAGCGGATTTGCTTTGTGCCTTGCAGTGTTGAGCATTAGTAAAGCACTTGGCATCAAACCTGGCACCCAGAATTGCCCAAATAATGCTAGGTattgagacattactttgccgaaaaaggtccatctagtcaaagctatggtttttccagtagtcatgtatggatgtgagagttggcccataaagaaagctgagtgctgaagaattgatgcttttgaactgtggtgttgaagaagactcttgagagtccctttggactgcagttagatcaaacctgtcaatcttaaatcaatcctgaatattcactgtaaggactgaagctgaagctccaatattttggccacctgatgcgaacagattcattggaaaagaccctgatgctgggaaagattgaaggcaggaggagaaggggatgacagaggatcagatggttggatggcatcaccgactcaatggacatgagtttgagcaaactccaggagttggtgatggacagggaagcctggagtgcagcagtccacggggtggcaaagagtcggacacgactgagcgactgaactgattaacTGATTATGTAGTAGCTCTCTGAAAATCTAGCCCATTAGGATAATAAAAATGGGTACGTGCAACACTGAGAAAGGGCAACGAGAACGAAAAAGGGGCGTGGGAATACAGTAGCGAGCTTCAAAGACTACATCTCCCGCCGGGCTTTGCGGCGGGGCCAGCGGGTCTCACTTGGTCCCGGCGCCACCGCGCGTCTTTCCGCGGAGGCCCCGGATGTAGACGGACCTGTGGGCGTGGCCTCACAGTGGCGCTAAGACCTGGGGCTCTCTTATTGGTCGTGTGCCTTCCGGCTTGATTGGCTGTGAAGGAGGGGCCTGCCTCCGGCGTTCTGGCGACACCCAATCAGAAGCGTGGCCGGGCTTTGGCGGGAGGCGGGAAACCTGCGGCAGTGCAGATTTGGCGCGAGCGTGGCTGGGCTTTGCTGCTGTCGGTGTGGGGTTTATCCAGCAGCTTGTCGTGGACAGTCCCTAAAGTTGTCTGCCGGAGACGTGAGGAGGAGCCGGCACTGAGGTGACTCATCCCTGTATAGTGGAAAGGAGAAGAGACCAGGGTCCTTGGGGGCAGCGGAGTTTGTGAGAGCCTGGGGCAAGGACCGCGGGTTCTGTTAGGAGGAGAGCTCAGATCGCTGGAAGCTGATGAGGTCGGGGTCGGGTAGTGAGAGGAATGCACCCTCGGAATGGTCTGACAGTTGTGCTGAGTGTGACAGGAGGGCGGTGTTCCCCGAACATGGGGGATTCTGTGGGGCCGAGGTTGGGCGGAGTAGGGACTGAGGGCTTGGGGAAGCCTGTAAGTATGGGAGGCTGCTGCGCTAAGATGGTGATAATGATCTACCCCGGGCCTGGAGCTAGAGAATTAGAAGTGTTATAGGCGCCAATTAAGATCAACTTCTTATTGCATGGTTTGAGTGGTTAAAAAtttgggctctggagccagaataCTGGTCTTGTATCTTACCTTGCTATGATGTTGGGTCTTACTgcctctcagttttcttatcagtaaGAAAaggataatagtacctacctctaAAATGGTTGTAAAACTTAAATGAAAGTGcaagtaactcagtcgtgtccgactttttgcgaccccatctccagaccagaatactggagtgtgtagcctttcccctctccagaggatcttcccaacccagggatcaaatgcaggtctcctgcattgcagatggattctttatcagctgagccacaagggaagctgagTAAACACCTAAAATACTTATGACAGCCTGTTATGTGTAGTAGGTAGACAAGGTATTTGTTGTTGCATAGATTTGgatatgaagcagaagtaaatgctaAAATATTGTCACAACATAATCTGATTATGAAATGAGTGTTGGTCATTGGTTTAACTTAcatgttaattatttttccttcacttttacATATTGACTGGATGTCCTGTTCCCTTTTTTGTACCCAGCTGTGCTGCCATCATGCCTCAAACCCGCTCCCAGTCACAGGCTACAATCAGCTTTCCAAAAAAGAAACCATCTCATAGGGTGGACAAAGCTAAAAGCTCCAGTGACACCAAACTACAATTGACAAATGCTCAGGCTATCCTGCGTTCTCCCTGTGCAAAAATTCTGCCTCTTAGCCCCAGAAAACGTCTGGGTAAGATATCCATTGTTTGAGTACTTTTTAACCAGTAGCTCTCAACCTCTTTCTTAATAATAACATGCCTTTGAAACAGCTTTTTGAGTACAGTTAAGACGATTCTATTCCCTTTGGTTATTTTCAGAATGGTTGCTAACTGATTATGGAACTTCAGAGTTAAGCTACTTTTGAAATCACTTTCTGAACTACTTGATAGGGCTGGTCTTCAATTCCTTAATACTGAACTTGGTTGTCAATGTCGCTGTTCGTTACATAGTATTTTGAAACTTGTCTCAGTGGTTGTGAAATTATGAGAAACAGGTGACAATTCTTGTGGTTGATaatcctttcttgtttttttgttttaagttttgttttcttttttccttttgttttagcGCATCTATTTTTAATGAGGGGTGATTTAGtagtatctggagacatttttagttGTCATAACTGAGGGGATGCTACTGACAGTGGATGCTGCTCACTATGATACAGTGCAAGGACAGTCCCCcacaatgaaaaattatttggTCCAAGATGCCAAGGTTGGAAAGCCCTGTTTTAGAGCAATCCTAGAATTTCCTCCCATTAAAATCTCTACCAACTAGTAAGACTCAGTGGTGCCATCTGGTGGCCGATGTTTGCTTCTGGCTGAGAGGCATTTTATTTTGGTGATTCTGACCCTGGTAGAAATTCATCCCCCTTTTGAGGGGCAGATGCAGAGATCTTTCCAAGTCCTTTTAGAGTCCACTGCTATGAGTGACCCATTCTGATTTTAATATGTTTCAGGTGACGACAACCTGTGCAACACTCCCCGTTTATCTCCCTGTTCTCCACCAAAGCAAGGCAAGAAAGAGAATGGTCCCCCTCGCTCACAGACATCAAAGGGACGCAGATTGGTATTTGACGATCAGCTGACAACTAAGTCTCCTAGCAAAAGAGAACACACCAGAGTtcaccaaaacaaaacacattcctCAGTTCCGAAAGGTCAGGACATCACAACCAATTCTGAGCAGAGATGTCCGCCGGAGAAAGAACCTGCATGTCTGAGACTGTTCAAGCAAGAAGGTTGGTTCTTACATGGCAGCTGCTGGCACAGCCTCGTAACCAAGGCTGGTGATTCCAAGTGAAAGCCGGTGGGTCTTCTCCATCCCCTCTCTTGTGTCTAATTGTCCTTTCATGTCTGGCACAGGCACTTGCTACCAGCAAGCGAAACAGGTCCTGACTACAGCTGTCCCGGATCAGCTGCCTGCCAGGGAAAAGGAGATGGATGTCATCAGGAATTTCCTAAGAGAGCACATCTGTGGGAAAAAAGCTggaagtctttatctttctggtgcTCCTGGAACTGGAAAAACTGCCTGCTTAAGCCGAATTCTGCAAGACCTCAAGGTACATTGAGAGTCTGAATTATGATGCTCTTGCTAAAATGACATCTGGTTATTAAGGGTTAAGAAGCAGTGGAAGTACTTCAAGGATTGCAGTTTTCCCCcaaataagacattttaaatttcactgtCAAAATCTTTCCAAATGAAAGTGGAGCTTATTCTCTTATATGCTGTTAACCCCTCAAAGACACTTCACGTTCCATCAGAAGTTTATCTGAGGCCAAACTAACTtgcctgtttgcatttttttctagaaGGAACTAAAAGGCTTTAAAACTATCGTGCTGAATTGCATGTCCTTGAGGAGTGCCCAGGCTGTATTCCCAGCCATTGCTCAGGAGATTTGTCAGGAAGAAGTATCCAGGCCAGCTGGGAAGGACATGATGAGGAAACTGGAAAACCATATGACTGCAGAGAAGGGCCCCATGATGTAAGCGTTGCTCTGCCGCATGTTGCTTTATGAAAGTCTGAAAGATCTGTTGCCCACAAACTCACAGTCTCTTCTCTTGAATTTATTAGTTTACTCATAAAAAGAACAtttcctctattttctctctGAGATGTAGTTACATAAGcttaaaggggaaaaagaaaagaaaaaagaaaaaccttctggtttcaaattgggGGAAAATGTTTTTAAGCTCATCGCTGTATATTACCAAATGGGGTAGATGACTATCTTCAAACTGGTTTGAGGTGTAGGAATGTGACTTAGAGTCAGCCCACATCAAACAGATTGGAGTGTTAAGAGGGTGAACATGGATCCTCatggtttctctttctttgtagTGTGTTGGTGTTGGACGAGATGGATCAGCTGGACAGCAGAGGGCAGGATGTCTTGTACACACTCTTTGAATGGCCGTGGCTGAGCAATTCTCGGTTGCTGCTGATTGGTTAGTGCTCTGTTGTTTTTGTTACATGGTGATTCTAAAGACATCTTTTTTAGATCTCTTCAgcttatcagttttgtttttttttcactgtgccacatagcttgtgggatcttagttccccaaccagggattgaaccttggctaTGAAAGTgagtagtcttaaccactggactgccagggaattccattATCACCTATTACTTTATCTTACACCAGCTTTCTGCTTTCTTACCATAATAAGAAAGTtactatagggacttccctggtggtccagtggttaagactccgcacttccatGGCAGAGGGCATGagttggtcagggaactgagatcccacatactgtgcagctcagtcaaaaaaaaataaaagaatttaaaaaaggacagttattataaaataatagggAACTTAAtcaaatcagggcttcccttgtggctcagcctgtaaagaatccgcctacagtgcaggagatcaaggttcaatccctgggttgggaagatcccctggaaaagggaacggctacccactccagtgttctggcctggagaattccatggactgagcgactttcactttcactaatcaAATCAATTTTGTTAACTGAATAGAAATGACATAATATTGCATTTCAGCAACAGTCAATTTTGGGAGTGTCTGGTCCTGCTTATTAGTCAAAATTTTAAACCTAATTTGAAAAGAGCATTCTTCCCACATGCCGCgacgaaggcccagcacagccaagaaataaagaacactttaaaaaaagcATTCTTCAATGATTGTGTACATCCTACTTAATGAGTATTGAGAGTGGGGGACAAGtgggaagcaacagttggaatgCTGGATTATGACTAGAAATTGTATTCAGCTTTCAgaggtttatttttccttttaggatGATTTGACCACTGATAAGTGTCACATTATCTCCTCCTCAGGTATTGCTAATACCCTGGATCTCACAGACAGAATTCTGCCGAGGCTTCAAGCTAGAGAAAAATGTAAGCCACAGCTGTTGAACTTCCCACCTTATACCAAAAATCAGATAGCCACCATCTTGCAGGATCGACTGAATCAGGTGAGTGCCAAGCACAGTACCAAGGTGTCTGTTCCTTGTATAACCTGTGAAAGGGAAACCTAACAATGGctctaaaatattttgctttgattGCATTGCTAAACAAGGCGTTTCTGTGGGCCATAGTGAGAACATTTTATGTGAATTTCCACCCATGGCTCCATTTATTGGGTGCTTCAGTGTTGGAATAAACATAAGAGAGGAGTCACTCAAATGCTTCTCTAATAGTCttatggagcaggaaatggcaacctactgcagtgttcttgcctggagaatttcatggatagaggagcctggcgggctacagtctcgggggttgcaaacagtcggacatgactgagcaactaacacaatagTCTTAAAATAGGACCtgagggagcttccctggtggctcagtggtaaagaatctgcctgccagtgcaggagacacgggttccatccctgatctgggaggatcccatgaGCCTTGGAGCAACTGAACCTGGCAACCGCAACTACTCGAGTCTATGCTTCACAACAGGAGaggccacctcaatgagaagcccgttcaccacaactagagagtagctcctgcttgccacaaccactgaaaagcccatgcagcaatgaagacccagcacagccaaaaagaaatagaattttttttttaattaaaagaaaaaatagggcctgggacttccctggcggtccagtggctaagactttgcacttccaaAGCAGAGGGACACAGcttctatccctggtcggggaactaagatcccacatgtctcatggtctggccaaaaaatttttttaaaaaataggaccAAGTAAACACTTTCTCTTGTAAATGACCAAGTAGATTTTAGTTTAGTGTAGTTTTGGTAATTTAAATTTCAGTTGCTTTTTCCCCCTTTGTGAACCTCTACCACATTCCTACAAAATGCTTCAGTGTATAAAATTCCCATTTCTAAGCAGAAAAGGCATCTCCTAGACCCTAAAGATTGGTCAATCAAGTTTAGAATTAAGTGTGAAAGCAGTCATGTCTGAGACCTAAATTGCAGAGGAGGAGCCGTAGAGTTTCAACTGTAAACTTCTATGTCTTGTCCAAAGGCATCTAATGACCAGGTCCTAGACAATGCTGCCATTCAGTTCTGTGCCCGCAAAGTCTCTGCTGTTTCGGGAGATGTTCGCAAAGCGCTTGATATTTGCAGGTGAGTTATGGCACTGTTGgctgcttttattaaaaaagaagaaatgctatTAATTGTCTCGTGTAACTCAAATGAATGTGGCTTAAGAGGCTCCATTCTGCCACTTTTTACGTTCAGAAAGGAGGACTTGTTTCTCAGCGGGGAGCTCTGCATTTCCACCGTGTTAATGTCTGAAACATTATCAGTCCATTACCTACAGAGGGGGAAACAAATGAGATGTTGCTGGCACTCCCTGTGGTGATTATAGATTGGTTAATTACATTTGTATTAAAAAAGACTCCAGTTTACTTTTCCATTAGCTGGTCTCAAGCAGGTTTATTTATGGACCTGAACCATCCTTGCCTTGAGACTTTTTTTGCCCCCTTCCTTTGCTTTTGTGAGCACCCCTTCCTCCAGCTGGTGGTCCCCCACAGTTGtgttccagacctctctctctctctcccttcccatcccccgGCCTCTCCTGCTGGGGAAAGCCTCTGTGCTGACTGATGAAATTTCTTCTTTCCCAGTAGGAACACTGGGTCCATTAAAATGACACTTGCTGTGTTGGCCCGCTGGTCCA includes:
- the CDC6 gene encoding cell division control protein 6 homolog isoform X2, whose amino-acid sequence is MPQTRSQSQATISFPKKKPSHRVDKAKSSSDTKLQLTNAQAILRSPCAKILPLSPRKRLGDDNLCNTPRLSPCSPPKQGKKENGPPRSQTSKGRRLVFDDQLTTKSPSKREHTRVHQNKTHSSVPKGQDITTNSEQRCPPEKEPACLRLFKQEGTCYQQAKQVLTTAVPDQLPAREKEMDVIRNFLREHICGKKAGSLYLSGAPGTGKTACLSRILQDLKKELKGFKTIVLNCMSLRSAQAVFPAIAQEICQEEVSRPAGKDMMRKLENHMTAEKGPMIVLVLDEMDQLDSRGQDVLYTLFEWPWLSNSRLLLIGIANTLDLTDRILPRLQAREKCKPQLLNFPPYTKNQIATILQDRLNQASNDQVLDNAAIQFCARKVSAVSGDVRKALDICRRAIEIVESDVKTQTILKPLSECKSPSESLVPRRVGVIHVSQVISEVDGNRMPLSQEGARDSFPLQQKILVCSLLLLTRRLKIKEVTLGKQVAAVDQSECLSLSGLLEARGIFGLKKNKETRFTKVCLKIEEQEIEHALKDKALVGNILATGLP
- the CDC6 gene encoding cell division control protein 6 homolog isoform X1, with the translated sequence MPQTRSQSQATISFPKKKPSHRVDKAKSSSDTKLQLTNAQAILRSPCAKILPLSPRKRLGDDNLCNTPRLSPCSPPKQGKKENGPPRSQTSKGRRLVFDDQLTTKSPSKREHTRVHQNKTHSSVPKGQDITTNSEQRCPPEKEPACLRLFKQEGTCYQQAKQVLTTAVPDQLPAREKEMDVIRNFLREHICGKKAGSLYLSGAPGTGKTACLSRILQDLKKELKGFKTIVLNCMSLRSAQAVFPAIAQEICQEEVSRPAGKDMMRKLENHMTAEKGPMIVLVLDEMDQLDSRGQDVLYTLFEWPWLSNSRLLLIGIANTLDLTDRILPRLQAREKCKPQLLNFPPYTKNQIATILQDRLNQASNDQVLDNAAIQFCARKVSAVSGDVRKALDICRRAIEIVESDVKTQTILKPLSECKSPSESLVPRRVGVIHVSQVISEVDGNRMPLSQEGARDSFPLQQKILVCSLLLLTRRLKIKEVTLGKLYEAYSNVCRKQQVAAVDQSECLSLSGLLEARGIFGLKKNKETRFTKVCLKIEEQEIEHALKDKALVGNILATGLP